The Bdellovibrio bacteriovorus genome includes the window ATCTCAAGCTCACCAGCACCGATAGTCGCTGCCAGTTTTGCACGCAGACGAGCCACGGCTTGAGCGTGAAGTTGCGATACACGTGACTCTGTCACGCGCAGAACTTGACCGATCTCTTTTAAGTTCAAGTCTTCGTAGTAATACAAAGAAAGAACAAGGCGTTGTCTTTCCGGAAGCTCTTCGATAGCTTGCGCGACAACTTCTTTGATGTTTTTAACATTCAATTGATTGAAAGGGCTGTTCGTGCGTGAACCTTCCAAAATATCCATGATGGATTTTTTGTCGGTGTTGCTGAACGTTGTTGCCTGATCGATCGGAAGAAGACTGACCGGACGAACTTGGTTCACTAGATCATGGAATTCATCAATCGAAACATTGAGGGCTTTAGCAACTTCTTCATCTGTCGGTGTACGGCCTAAATCCGCTTCCAACTGAACCATAGTTTTATCAAGAAGTTTGGCTTTATCACGGATCGAACGTGGAACCCAGTCTTGGGCGCGAAGTTCATCAAGAATCGCTCCACGAATACGGAATTCAGCGTAAGTTTTAAATTTATTATCACGTGTAGAATCGTATTTTTCGATGGCGTCCATCAAACCGATAACACCAGCAGAAATCAAATCGTCCAATTCGATATTAGAGGGAAGACGAACGGCGATTTTTTGCGCGATGAACTTAATTAGCGGCGCGTATTCTCTGATAAGATCATCTTTTTGATTCGCAGCGAGCTTGCGTGGCTCTTCTTTGTACTTTTTCAACAATGCCGCATTTTTCCCCATATTTTTCCCTCTTAAAAACTATGTTAACAAACAGGTTCGTGGCCCGAAAGTCCAAATCTGTTTTTCTCTTCTATGCAAACCCTACGACCTGATCCCAGAACATTTGCATGCCCCCGGTGCTTTCTACTTGCTTTGAAGATTTCTCGATCTGACTACACACTTGACGAATTGCTTTGGATGATTCCGCACCCACATCGTGTCTCACTATGAGACGTTGTTGTTGCACGGCCTTTTTCAAAACCACATCATTCGGAACTGAACCCCAATAATCCAGACCAATGTAGAGGAAACGATTCACAACATCGTTGAAACGCTGATAAAGACCCAAGCCTTCTTGTTCATCGCGTACTTGATTGCAGATGATGGAGAAGTGGTTCACTTTGTACTGTCGGTTTAAAACTTTAATCAATGCATAGGCATCTGCGAAGCTGGAAGGATCCGGCGTGATCACTACGGAAACCGTTTGTGCTGCGGAGTTCAGGAACAACACATTTTCGGCGATGCCCGGAGCCGTATCGATAAGTAAATAATCAAAACCCAGTGGCAAACAGCTCACCGCTTCGACCATCGCGCGACGCTCGAAGTGGTTCATGTGATTGAACTCAACAACACCACTGCCGCCCGGAATAAGAAAAACATCTTTAGACACTTCCGTCAGGATGTCTTTCATCTCTTTACGTCCCGCCAGAATGTCATGGATATTTCCCGAAGGTTTCACTCCGAAAAAGATGTCCACGTTCGCCATACCCAAGTCACCATCCAGGATCAAAACCTTTTTTCCTTTTTGGGACAGGGTTAAAGCAAGATTCGCCACCATCGTTGTTTTGCCTACTCCACCTTTACCGGAAGTAATGCTGATAGTGCGTGTTTTATGCATGTTAAATGAGTTCACGTTTCTCATATAGCTTCTGAATCCTGTTGTTTGAATTTCGTGATTTTAAAGATCAAATCTAAAAGACGCTCTTTAGTTGCGAATTCAAAGTCTTCCGGCACACGAGGTCCAATTCCGAAGGAGTGAAGTGGGATATCAAAGCGCTTCATAAAGTTATAAATAGAGCCATGCTGAGTCGATTCATCCAAAGAAGTGAAGATCACATCCTTGTAGTTCATACCCGAATAACGGCGTCCCAATTCAGTAGCATCCGCATCTTTTACATTCGTAGAAAGAACTAAGTGAATATTCGGGTTCAATGCCGCTGGCGGAAGAAGAGACTTCAACATTTGAATCTCGTCCGGATTTTTCAAGCTCATGCCGGTGTAATCGACAAGAACGCAGTCCACGTTGGGAAGATAACGCATCAAACTTGTCCAATCATTCTGTGAACGAATCACTGAAAACGGAACATTTAGAATCTGTGCATATATCTTCATTTGATCAGCAGCGCCGACTTTGAAAGTATCGGTTGTGAAAAGAGCAATTTTTTTGCCTTCACGGACCACCATCTGACTTGCCATCTTAATCAAAGCCGAAGTTTTACCGGCACCGGCAGGTCCCACGAAGCAATGAATTTTACCCGCCGTCGGATTGCTGACAGTTCTTGTGTTATCAAGAACGTGACGAGCCACCCATGCTTCTACCAAAGCTTTGTTTTTCAGTTTCAAAGCCGGAAGGGTTTCTTGAGCCGTAGTTAAAATTTCCGCCGCGATCTCTCTGGCCATGCCTGCAGAAGTTAACTTTTCAAAAACGAAACTTAAATCGTAGTTGATACCGTAGTCCGCCCCCGGATGCGTGCCTACAAAGCTTTGCGGCATTTGCTGAAACTGAGTGATGACTTGTTTCAAGCTTGCGATTTCGTTTTTAAGAGCCGCGATCTCTGGGGATTCAGTTTGCGCCGGAATCACCACGCGAGCCACAGGAGCCGGAACTGCCGGTTGTTGTGGAGCCTTTTTAGTCGCATTGCCTCTTGTAGAGAAGATCTCATCTTGCTCTTGGAAGGCATTCAAAGCGCGTTGAGCCGCAGAACGAACACGCTCTTCCGCCATCATTCTTTGGCGTTGTTCAGCTTCATCTTCGATATCGATGTAACGACGTTGAGTGATGGGTGCCGCCGGCTGGGTCTTTTGCACATGCTTTTCCACCATCTTGTGGATAAGCTCTTTTTGCTGACGAGCCGGGCTTTTTAAGAATTTTTCGCGATCTTGTTCACGCAGGCGAGACTCTGCAAATTTCTTTTTTTGCAAAGTTTCTTCAGAAACCGCAGCCGTGATTTCCACGCTGCCTTCCCCGACCAAGCCAAAGCTTTTGTTGTTATCGCGGGCAGAAAGAATGATGGCGTCAGGTCCCAACTGGGTCTTGACCATCTCTAAGGCTTCTTTCATCGTTCTAGCTTCAAATTTCTTAACCTGCATGGCTCATCTCCACGAGTGCAACCGATTGAACATCCGCATCTGACGTCAACTCATTGTGCGAAAGCACCACAAGCTGAGGAATGAAACGGGACGTAAGCTTATACAAATGACGACGCGAAGTCGGGCTTGTCAGAAGAATCGGCTGACTTGCCACTTCGGGATGGTTTTCTACGGTGCGCGCGATTTCATTGATCAAGCGATGCGCCGTATTTGGATCCATCACCAACTGAACCCCTTGCTCTGTTTGCAGCAACGAGTTCGCGATCAATTCCTCAATAATAGGATGCAACGTCATCACTGGAATGTTGCCTTGATCTGTTGTGTATTTTGCCGTGATACCACGAGCAAGATTCCTACGAACTTGTTCTGTTAAAACTTCGATATCTTTATTACGAGGAGCCTCGTCCGCCAAAGTCTCAAAGATCGTTAGAAGGTCACGGATGGACACTTGCTCTTTTAACAAGTTTTGCAATACGCGAACCACCGATCCCAAAGACAACATGTCTGGGATAAGTTCTTCGACGACTTTAGGATGAGATTTCTTAAAGTTCTCAATCAAAGTAGAAGCTTCCTGACGACCTAACAACTCATGCGCATGAGCACGAACGATTTCCGTTAAGTGAGTCGCCATGACTGTTGGCAAATCCACCACTGTGTAACCAGCGATCTCTGCATCTTCTTTGCGGGCTGGAGAAATCCAAAGAGCATCCAGGCCGAAGGCAGGTTCTTTCGTCGCAATACCATCAATGCGTTCTGCCACATTTCCTGGATCCATCGCCAACAAGGATTCGGGACGAAGAAGTCCGCCACCGACTTTATTTCCTTTAATCAAGACACGGTATTCCCCCGGCGCCAATTGCAAGTTGTCGCGGATGTGAATACTTGGAACCACGATCCCCAGATCCAAAGCAAACTGCTTACGGATACTGACAATACGTTCAAGCAAATCACCACTAGAATCTGATTCCACAATATTGATAAGACCATAACCCACTTCGAGTTCGACCATATCCAGTGGAAGCATTGTTTCGATGTTTTCTTTTTTCGGGGCCGTCAAAGCGGCATCGGATTGTTTCTTTTCAGCTTCCGCTTTTTCCAAGCGAGCTTTCTTGATAACCCAAGATGTTCCGCAAAGAAGACCGCCCATGACGAGGAATGGAACTGTTGGAAGACCGGGAATAAGACCCAATAGAATCAACACACCACCGGCGATCATCACCGCACGTGGCTTAACAAAAAGTTGTCCTGTGACTTCTTCACCGACGTCTTTGTCTGAATTTGAAGTACGAGTCACGATGATACCGGCCGCTGTTGAGATCACGATCGCGGGAATCTGACACAGAAGACCGTCACCGATCGTCAACATCGTGTAGTATTTAGCGGCCGTACCGATATCCAAACCTTTTTGAATAACACCGATACCCAAACCACCTAAGATGTTAATGATAGTGATAATAATACCGGCGATGGCATCACCACGAACGAACTTCGAGGCACCATCCATCGCACCGTAAAAATCCGCTTCGCCTTCGATTTGCTTACGGCGTTTACGAGCTTCCGCTTCTGTGATGTGACCTGAGTTCAACTCAGCATCAATCGACATTTGCTTACCTGGCATCGCATCCAAAGTGAAACGAGCTGCGACTTCGGCCACGCGCTCAGAACCCTTCGTGATAACCATGAAGTTGATGACCATCAGGATGATGAACATCACAAAACCGATGACGTAGTTTCCGCCGACAACGAAGTTGGCAAAAGACGCGATCACCGAGCCCGCCGCTTTTTCCCCTTCATGTCCGTGAGTCAGAATCAAACGCGTGGTCGCCACATTCAAAGACAAACGGAATAAAGTCGTCATCAACAGAAGTGATGGGAAAGATGTGAAATCCAAAGCGCGGTCGGTGTAAATAGCCACCAACAGGATCAAAACACTGATCGCTAAAGAGAAAGTCAAAGACATGTCTAACATGAACGGTGGAAGTGGGATGATCATCACCGCCAAAATAGCCAAAAGACCGAACGCAATGAAGAGATCGGTATTCTTGGTAATTTTATCAAACCGCTTTAA containing:
- a CDS encoding FliA/WhiG family RNA polymerase sigma factor, with translation MGKNAALLKKYKEEPRKLAANQKDDLIREYAPLIKFIAQKIAVRLPSNIELDDLISAGVIGLMDAIEKYDSTRDNKFKTYAEFRIRGAILDELRAQDWVPRSIRDKAKLLDKTMVQLEADLGRTPTDEEVAKALNVSIDEFHDLVNQVRPVSLLPIDQATTFSNTDKKSIMDILEGSRTNSPFNQLNVKNIKEVVAQAIEELPERQRLVLSLYYYEDLNLKEIGQVLRVTESRVSQLHAQAVARLRAKLAATIGAGELE
- a CDS encoding MinD/ParA family protein; the encoded protein is MRNVNSFNMHKTRTISITSGKGGVGKTTMVANLALTLSQKGKKVLILDGDLGMANVDIFFGVKPSGNIHDILAGRKEMKDILTEVSKDVFLIPGGSGVVEFNHMNHFERRAMVEAVSCLPLGFDYLLIDTAPGIAENVLFLNSAAQTVSVVITPDPSSFADAYALIKVLNRQYKVNHFSIICNQVRDEQEGLGLYQRFNDVVNRFLYIGLDYWGSVPNDVVLKKAVQQQRLIVRHDVGAESSKAIRQVCSQIEKSSKQVESTGGMQMFWDQVVGFA
- the flhF gene encoding flagellar biosynthesis protein FlhF, with product MQVKKFEARTMKEALEMVKTQLGPDAIILSARDNNKSFGLVGEGSVEITAAVSEETLQKKKFAESRLREQDREKFLKSPARQQKELIHKMVEKHVQKTQPAAPITQRRYIDIEDEAEQRQRMMAEERVRSAAQRALNAFQEQDEIFSTRGNATKKAPQQPAVPAPVARVVIPAQTESPEIAALKNEIASLKQVITQFQQMPQSFVGTHPGADYGINYDLSFVFEKLTSAGMAREIAAEILTTAQETLPALKLKNKALVEAWVARHVLDNTRTVSNPTAGKIHCFVGPAGAGKTSALIKMASQMVVREGKKIALFTTDTFKVGAADQMKIYAQILNVPFSVIRSQNDWTSLMRYLPNVDCVLVDYTGMSLKNPDEIQMLKSLLPPAALNPNIHLVLSTNVKDADATELGRRYSGMNYKDVIFTSLDESTQHGSIYNFMKRFDIPLHSFGIGPRVPEDFEFATKERLLDLIFKITKFKQQDSEAI
- the flhA gene encoding flagellar biosynthesis protein FlhA, whose protein sequence is MDQLFQFLKRFDKITKNTDLFIAFGLLAILAVMIIPLPPFMLDMSLTFSLAISVLILLVAIYTDRALDFTSFPSLLLMTTLFRLSLNVATTRLILTHGHEGEKAAGSVIASFANFVVGGNYVIGFVMFIILMVINFMVITKGSERVAEVAARFTLDAMPGKQMSIDAELNSGHITEAEARKRRKQIEGEADFYGAMDGASKFVRGDAIAGIIITIINILGGLGIGVIQKGLDIGTAAKYYTMLTIGDGLLCQIPAIVISTAAGIIVTRTSNSDKDVGEEVTGQLFVKPRAVMIAGGVLILLGLIPGLPTVPFLVMGGLLCGTSWVIKKARLEKAEAEKKQSDAALTAPKKENIETMLPLDMVELEVGYGLINIVESDSSGDLLERIVSIRKQFALDLGIVVPSIHIRDNLQLAPGEYRVLIKGNKVGGGLLRPESLLAMDPGNVAERIDGIATKEPAFGLDALWISPARKEDAEIAGYTVVDLPTVMATHLTEIVRAHAHELLGRQEASTLIENFKKSHPKVVEELIPDMLSLGSVVRVLQNLLKEQVSIRDLLTIFETLADEAPRNKDIEVLTEQVRRNLARGITAKYTTDQGNIPVMTLHPIIEELIANSLLQTEQGVQLVMDPNTAHRLINEIARTVENHPEVASQPILLTSPTSRRHLYKLTSRFIPQLVVLSHNELTSDADVQSVALVEMSHAG